A genomic stretch from Chiloscyllium plagiosum isolate BGI_BamShark_2017 chromosome 2, ASM401019v2, whole genome shotgun sequence includes:
- the LOC122560635 gene encoding tumor necrosis factor alpha-induced protein 8 isoform X1, which produces MESTTDELNEVATEVFNSKSLAVQAQKKILGKMASKSIATALIDDTSSDVLDELFKATKEYTQNKKEAEKIVKNLIKVVIKLGVLYRNNQFNQDEIMLVEKFKKKVHQLAMTVVSFHQVDFTFDRHVLSKLLNECRDMLHQIIDRHLTAKSHGRINHVFNHFSDCEFLAVLYNPFGSYKGSLQKICDGVNKMLDDKII; this is translated from the coding sequence TGGCCACTGAAGTCTTCAATTCCAAAAGCCTGGCTGTTCAGGCCCAAAAGAAAATACTTGGCAAGATGGCATCAAAGTCAATAGCAACTGCATTGATAGATGATACAAGCAGTGATGTTTTGGATGAGCTATTCAAAGCAACCAAGGAATACACGCAGAACAAAAAAGAAGCAGAAAAGATTGTCAAAAATCTTATCAAGGTAGTCATAAAACTAGGAGTCTTGTACAGGAATAATCAATTCAATCAAGATGAGATAATGCTTGTGGAGAAATTCAAGAAGAAAGTTCATCAGTTAGCAATGACCGTTGTGAGTTTTCATCAGGTTGACTTTACTTTTGATCGGCATGTTCTGTCCAAACTTTTGAATGAATGCAGAGACATGCTTCACCAAATCATTGACCGGCATCTCACTGCCAAGTCACATGGACGCATCAACCATGTTTTTAATCACTTTTCGGATTGTGAGTTCTTGGCTGTGCTTTACAATCCATTTGGATCTTACAAAGGTTCTCTGCAGAAAATATGTGATGGTGTGAACAAAATGTTAGATGATAAAATTATATAA
- the LOC122560635 gene encoding tumor necrosis factor alpha-induced protein 8 isoform X2 — MATEVFNSKSLAVQAQKKILGKMASKSIATALIDDTSSDVLDELFKATKEYTQNKKEAEKIVKNLIKVVIKLGVLYRNNQFNQDEIMLVEKFKKKVHQLAMTVVSFHQVDFTFDRHVLSKLLNECRDMLHQIIDRHLTAKSHGRINHVFNHFSDCEFLAVLYNPFGSYKGSLQKICDGVNKMLDDKII, encoded by the coding sequence TGGCCACTGAAGTCTTCAATTCCAAAAGCCTGGCTGTTCAGGCCCAAAAGAAAATACTTGGCAAGATGGCATCAAAGTCAATAGCAACTGCATTGATAGATGATACAAGCAGTGATGTTTTGGATGAGCTATTCAAAGCAACCAAGGAATACACGCAGAACAAAAAAGAAGCAGAAAAGATTGTCAAAAATCTTATCAAGGTAGTCATAAAACTAGGAGTCTTGTACAGGAATAATCAATTCAATCAAGATGAGATAATGCTTGTGGAGAAATTCAAGAAGAAAGTTCATCAGTTAGCAATGACCGTTGTGAGTTTTCATCAGGTTGACTTTACTTTTGATCGGCATGTTCTGTCCAAACTTTTGAATGAATGCAGAGACATGCTTCACCAAATCATTGACCGGCATCTCACTGCCAAGTCACATGGACGCATCAACCATGTTTTTAATCACTTTTCGGATTGTGAGTTCTTGGCTGTGCTTTACAATCCATTTGGATCTTACAAAGGTTCTCTGCAGAAAATATGTGATGGTGTGAACAAAATGTTAGATGATAAAATTATATAA